The Caldanaerobius fijiensis DSM 17918 genome includes a region encoding these proteins:
- a CDS encoding ADP-ribosylglycohydrolase family protein yields the protein MVTISEKDYYDKVYACWVGKNCGGTLGGPLERIYGEKEMFDVWWYPELKEGGIPNDDLEIQLIWLKALEEKGPGIKARDLAEYWLDCIQYNFDEYGLHKTNLKQGLIPPISGCYNNWFKNCMGSPIRSEIWACVSPGRPDIAARYAYEDSIVDHAGGESVYGEMFNAAVEAAAFLIDDKEKLLDIGLSYIPEESKTAIAIKSAIEAYKKGLDWREAREYVLQNVYSPIAQYSPVNLGFQTIGFLYGQDFGDAICKAVNCGYDTDCTGATVGSILGIMYGTKAIPKKWSDPLSDKITTNASWGGIINLKEPDNLAELTERVCRMGKKVLSYFDADVSIGPFAKLDNFNEKKLYAPDDIKQLWYASPYKVDYDLKTVKAGLDYKGNPVIKPGVVKDIELEIINDHPVALKAKINMNLPDGWVSRPSNYDVELKSGKTTVSFELEVNDVKYIAQINKGTIHIDIADRPQVVDIPLVLLGCRRWLIFKSDSEINIKELDDVLSKAQVVDFEDNELKVEPYFENSAGILYMVNFTYCPDERDGWVGLSSNCSFKLWLNDEYIHGVDTPRIPRPNYSGDGKSYSQIRLKKGWNKFIIKLDRKDEPVEAYLTLSTPAPYYHGMVDLVQCQLPLKIG from the coding sequence ATGGTTACCATATCTGAAAAAGACTATTATGATAAGGTCTATGCCTGCTGGGTAGGGAAGAATTGCGGAGGAACTCTTGGAGGTCCTTTGGAAAGGATATATGGAGAAAAAGAGATGTTTGATGTGTGGTGGTATCCAGAACTGAAGGAGGGTGGTATACCCAATGACGATCTGGAGATACAACTCATATGGCTGAAAGCGCTGGAAGAAAAGGGTCCGGGCATCAAAGCCAGAGACCTGGCAGAATACTGGCTTGACTGCATACAGTACAATTTTGATGAATATGGACTGCACAAAACCAATCTCAAACAGGGTTTGATACCACCTATTTCTGGGTGTTATAACAATTGGTTTAAAAATTGTATGGGAAGTCCGATCCGCTCAGAGATATGGGCATGTGTATCGCCCGGCAGACCAGATATCGCTGCCCGCTATGCCTACGAAGATTCTATAGTGGATCATGCAGGAGGAGAATCGGTATATGGTGAGATGTTTAACGCCGCAGTGGAAGCTGCTGCTTTTTTGATTGATGATAAGGAAAAGCTTTTAGATATTGGTTTATCGTATATTCCCGAAGAATCAAAGACAGCCATTGCTATAAAAAGTGCTATTGAAGCCTATAAAAAAGGATTGGACTGGAGAGAGGCCAGAGAATATGTGTTACAAAATGTTTATAGTCCAATAGCACAGTATTCGCCAGTAAATCTGGGTTTTCAGACAATCGGGTTTTTATATGGTCAGGATTTTGGCGACGCCATATGTAAGGCTGTAAACTGTGGATACGATACTGATTGCACTGGAGCCACAGTAGGCTCTATTCTGGGTATAATGTATGGTACAAAAGCTATCCCTAAGAAATGGTCAGATCCCTTAAGCGATAAGATCACTACAAACGCATCTTGGGGCGGCATTATAAATCTCAAAGAGCCGGATAATCTTGCTGAATTAACTGAAAGAGTCTGCCGAATGGGTAAAAAGGTATTGTCATATTTTGATGCCGATGTTTCTATAGGGCCATTTGCTAAGTTGGATAATTTTAATGAGAAAAAGTTATATGCGCCTGATGACATAAAACAACTGTGGTATGCATCGCCATATAAGGTAGATTACGACTTAAAAACGGTAAAAGCAGGCCTGGACTATAAAGGTAATCCTGTGATAAAGCCAGGAGTCGTGAAAGACATTGAATTGGAAATAATTAATGATCATCCTGTGGCGTTAAAAGCAAAGATAAATATGAATTTACCTGATGGATGGGTATCTCGACCCTCGAATTATGATGTAGAGTTAAAGTCTGGTAAGACCACGGTGAGTTTTGAACTTGAGGTAAACGATGTCAAATATATCGCCCAGATAAATAAAGGGACTATACATATTGATATTGCCGATAGACCTCAGGTTGTCGACATACCATTGGTGTTGTTAGGATGCCGCCGATGGCTTATCTTTAAATCCGATAGCGAAATAAATATAAAAGAACTGGATGATGTTCTGAGCAAAGCTCAGGTAGTTGATTTTGAAGACAACGAGCTGAAAGTAGAACCTTATTTTGAGAATTCAGCAGGTATCCTTTATATGGTTAATTTTACCTACTGTCCTGATGAAAGAGATGGATGGGTAGGTTTGTCCTCTAATTGCAGCTTTAAGCTATGGTTAAATGATGAATATATACATGGTGTAGATACGCCGCGCATACCTAGGCCGAATTATAGTGGTGATGGAAAAAGTTATAGCCAAATAAGGTTAAAAAAAGGATGGAATAAATTCATAATAAAACTTGATAGGAAAGATGAGCCTGTAGAGGCATACTTAACTTTATCTACGCCTGCTCCTTATTATCATGGCATGGTCGATCTCGTTCAGTGTCAATTGCCTTTGAAAATAGGTTAA
- a CDS encoding SDR family NAD(P)-dependent oxidoreductase, with product MDLGLKGRVALITGAAQGIGKATAMALAAEECNLAICDINAEALEKTASELKEKGVQVLAEKVDVTKLAETDAFVAQVAKEFGRIDILVNNAGTGRMSDPMELPEEEFRRNIDLMLFAVIRLSRAVVPYMQKAKWGRIINVSSMFGKQPGGLLDYDTIKAAVNMITKEFANYLAKDNILVNAVCPGPIRTPLWEAPGQLGDQLSKILGKPKEEAIEFYASSNIPLGRYGQPEEIANVIAFLASEKASYITGQAINIDGGMVKAII from the coding sequence ATGGATCTTGGATTGAAAGGACGAGTAGCTTTAATCACAGGAGCCGCTCAAGGTATCGGAAAAGCCACCGCTATGGCACTGGCTGCTGAGGAATGTAATCTGGCTATATGCGATATCAACGCCGAGGCTCTCGAAAAAACCGCATCTGAACTTAAAGAAAAAGGTGTTCAAGTTCTCGCTGAAAAAGTCGATGTTACAAAATTAGCAGAGACGGATGCTTTTGTGGCTCAAGTAGCTAAGGAATTTGGGCGAATTGATATTCTAGTTAACAACGCTGGAACAGGCCGTATGAGTGATCCGATGGAACTTCCTGAGGAAGAGTTCCGACGCAATATTGATTTAATGTTGTTTGCTGTCATCCGTCTTTCGAGAGCAGTGGTCCCGTACATGCAAAAAGCAAAATGGGGGCGAATTATAAACGTTTCTTCCATGTTTGGCAAACAGCCTGGTGGTTTGCTAGATTACGACACGATCAAAGCCGCAGTGAATATGATTACCAAAGAATTTGCCAATTATCTCGCCAAGGATAACATTCTGGTCAATGCCGTATGCCCTGGTCCTATTCGTACCCCCTTATGGGAAGCTCCTGGTCAATTGGGAGATCAACTCTCCAAGATTTTAGGCAAACCAAAGGAGGAAGCTATTGAATTTTACGCCTCCAGCAACATTCCGCTGGGTCGCTACGGACAGCCTGAGGAAATCGCCAATGTGATTGCATTCCTGGCTTCCGAAAAAGCCAGCTACATCACCGGACAAGCTATCAATATCGATGGAGGTATGGTCAAGGCTATAATTTAG
- a CDS encoding RNA polymerase sigma factor has translation MSIEQLYEKFEKDLMRFACSIARDGHEAADLVQETFLKAMSNIELIKILPEYKQKAWLFTTLKHCLLDIRRREKTVTPLEQEDDIPFEDDFDSKIQFQNILAYLPERLQDIVYKHYVLGMTSRQIAKVLSIPDATVRYHLHTARKIIKNKMDRRY, from the coding sequence ATGTCGATAGAACAGCTGTACGAGAAGTTTGAGAAAGACCTCATGAGATTTGCCTGCTCTATAGCCCGGGACGGACATGAAGCTGCTGATCTGGTTCAAGAAACTTTTTTAAAGGCTATGTCCAATATTGAGTTAATAAAAATCCTACCAGAATACAAGCAAAAGGCCTGGCTCTTTACCACGCTTAAACACTGTCTTCTCGATATCCGCCGGCGGGAGAAGACGGTGACGCCATTGGAACAGGAGGATGACATACCGTTTGAAGATGATTTTGATTCAAAAATTCAGTTTCAGAACATATTAGCTTATCTTCCTGAGAGATTGCAGGATATCGTGTATAAGCATTATGTCCTGGGCATGACGAGCAGGCAAATTGCTAAGGTACTTTCTATCCCTGATGCTACTGTAAGATATCACCTTCATACTGCCAGAAAAATAATTAAAAATAAAATGGATAGGAGGTATTAG
- a CDS encoding sodium-dependent transporter has product MSNNRENWGSKLGLILAMAGNAIGLGNFWRYPYLAASNGGGAFMIPYIAAIIILGIPILMVEWNLGRYGGKYGHATIGPMIYLQAREVIKPKYAIIIGSICGMFAFMVTILINSYYNHIIGWTLGYSYLSVTGKYMNKAVSTGKVFTDYIQSPGLEITFWIIALALLGLAVTRGIQQGIETWSKIMMPVLYIFGIILAIRSLTVGSPVRPDWSAIKGLNYLWNPDWSKLSWQTALKAAGQVFYTLSLGMGIIENYASYLKADDDIVLSGITTASLNEFAEVILGGTIVIPIAYAFLGPEGLGAGVGLSFISLPNIFRNMGGGQFFGTLWFLLLFFAGFTSAIAMYNYLTALLEEDLGVKRKVAAFVVFMLYVISGLPVGLEPILTKTTNLAYLTELDNWVGSYLILIFGLLEVIVGAWLFGKYWLDETNRGAYWKVKPWFFNIFVKVVSPLMLLILIVFSTRDYIKQGYFKWIPGFLEKTPQLVSWVQSARIVIILVGIIGFIESYLSIKKKYGKEITSGEKLII; this is encoded by the coding sequence ATGTCGAATAATCGTGAAAATTGGGGCTCGAAATTAGGACTTATATTGGCAATGGCAGGTAATGCAATTGGACTAGGTAATTTTTGGAGATATCCATATCTAGCTGCATCTAATGGCGGCGGAGCATTTATGATTCCATATATAGCCGCAATAATTATACTGGGTATACCTATTTTGATGGTAGAATGGAACCTTGGAAGATATGGCGGTAAATACGGTCACGCTACTATTGGGCCTATGATATACCTTCAAGCCAGAGAAGTCATAAAACCTAAATACGCTATAATAATTGGGTCTATCTGCGGGATGTTTGCGTTTATGGTAACAATATTGATAAACTCTTATTATAATCATATAATAGGTTGGACATTGGGCTACAGTTATCTTTCAGTAACTGGTAAATATATGAATAAAGCTGTATCTACAGGAAAGGTGTTTACAGACTATATTCAATCGCCAGGACTTGAAATCACCTTTTGGATAATTGCTTTAGCTTTATTAGGATTAGCTGTGACAAGAGGCATACAACAAGGGATTGAGACATGGTCTAAAATTATGATGCCTGTATTATATATTTTTGGTATAATATTAGCTATAAGATCATTGACTGTTGGAAGTCCTGTAAGACCTGATTGGTCAGCGATAAAGGGGCTTAATTATTTGTGGAATCCAGATTGGAGTAAGCTTTCATGGCAAACCGCTCTTAAGGCTGCGGGTCAGGTGTTTTATACGCTGTCGTTGGGTATGGGAATCATAGAAAATTATGCCTCGTATCTAAAGGCAGATGACGATATCGTCTTGTCGGGAATTACAACAGCGTCTCTCAATGAATTTGCCGAAGTAATATTAGGTGGTACAATAGTTATCCCTATAGCCTATGCTTTTTTAGGACCAGAAGGACTGGGAGCGGGTGTAGGTTTATCGTTTATATCCCTTCCAAACATATTCAGGAACATGGGTGGGGGACAATTTTTCGGGACTCTCTGGTTTTTACTTTTATTTTTTGCAGGATTTACTTCAGCTATAGCCATGTATAATTATCTTACGGCATTGTTAGAAGAGGATCTCGGCGTCAAGAGAAAAGTAGCGGCCTTTGTAGTATTTATGCTGTATGTAATAAGTGGTTTGCCAGTAGGTCTTGAGCCAATTTTAACAAAAACTACAAACCTGGCTTATCTTACGGAGCTTGACAATTGGGTTGGGAGTTACCTAATACTTATATTTGGATTGCTTGAAGTAATAGTAGGCGCTTGGCTTTTTGGAAAGTACTGGCTTGATGAGACGAACAGAGGAGCTTATTGGAAAGTAAAACCGTGGTTTTTTAATATATTTGTAAAAGTAGTATCTCCTTTAATGTTATTGATATTGATTGTGTTTTCTACAAGGGATTATATAAAACAAGGTTACTTTAAATGGATTCCTGGTTTTTTGGAAAAAACGCCTCAGCTTGTGTCCTGGGTTCAGTCAGCAAGGATTGTAATCATTCTTGTAGGTATTATAGGTTTTATTGAATCTTATTTGTCAATAAAGAAAAAATATGGTAAAGAGATAACCAGTGGTGAAAAGTTGATAATTTAA
- a CDS encoding spore germination protein: MLNFIKNLFTGRQNEGRTENKDVNIAKNLDDNEKYIKTIFDKCSDIVIRKFNIANNPNYKAALIYIDGMIQQNIIEESIIKRLTNKNADHTYNPGSEKYSKYLLGIKDEDIYEKMDNAIEAILNGNPVLFINGISKALNVNLKNPPGRNIEEPTTETVVRGSREGFSESIRINTCLLRKKIKNVNLKMECLKIGKQTKTDVVISYLANIANHKIVNEVKERLSKIDIDSVLDSNFIEEYIDDHPLSFFPTIFRTEKPDVAAGKLLEGRIAIIVDGTPTVLTVPAIFAEFIQTGEDYYMRFIPATLNRWLRYFSFFLSLTLPGFYVALVTFHQELVPTSLVVTIIKARAGVPLPSLWECFMMLLAYEILREAGVRMPRAVGQAVSVVGALVLGQAAVEAGLVSTPMVIVTALTGIASFTIPSPEMNMALTYPRFILLFLGGTLGILGLTCGLLIMLMNLISMRSFGVPYMGPIVPLIMEELPDIAIRAPLWSTIRRPKLITWKRDNRRQTITRISSIKQEQEKATQQKLKEK, translated from the coding sequence ATGTTAAATTTTATAAAAAATCTCTTTACAGGCAGACAAAATGAGGGTCGAACTGAGAACAAGGATGTTAACATAGCGAAAAATTTAGATGACAATGAAAAATATATCAAAACTATTTTTGATAAATGTTCAGATATCGTCATAAGGAAATTCAACATTGCCAATAATCCCAACTACAAAGCTGCTCTTATCTACATAGATGGCATGATACAACAAAACATCATTGAAGAATCTATCATTAAAAGACTGACAAATAAAAATGCGGATCATACGTATAACCCCGGTAGTGAAAAATATTCTAAATATTTACTGGGAATAAAGGATGAAGACATTTATGAAAAAATGGATAACGCCATAGAAGCTATCTTAAATGGCAATCCGGTTTTATTTATAAACGGCATAAGTAAAGCTTTAAACGTCAATCTAAAAAATCCACCGGGTAGAAACATTGAGGAACCTACTACTGAAACTGTTGTTCGTGGTTCTCGAGAAGGTTTTTCAGAATCCATAAGAATAAATACATGTCTTTTAAGAAAAAAGATAAAAAACGTAAATCTAAAAATGGAATGTCTTAAAATAGGGAAACAGACAAAAACAGACGTAGTAATAAGCTATCTAGCTAATATAGCAAACCACAAAATAGTAAATGAAGTCAAGGAAAGGTTATCTAAAATAGATATTGACTCTGTACTGGATTCCAATTTCATTGAAGAATACATAGACGATCATCCTTTGTCTTTTTTCCCTACTATATTCCGAACGGAAAAACCGGATGTAGCAGCAGGTAAACTGCTGGAAGGTCGCATAGCAATAATAGTGGATGGGACTCCGACGGTTTTGACCGTACCTGCCATTTTTGCAGAATTTATACAAACAGGTGAAGATTATTATATGAGATTTATTCCAGCCACACTAAATCGCTGGCTAAGATACTTTTCGTTTTTTTTATCGCTCACATTACCAGGTTTTTATGTGGCTTTGGTGACATTTCACCAGGAATTAGTGCCTACATCGTTGGTGGTCACCATCATAAAAGCCAGAGCTGGTGTCCCTCTGCCTTCTCTATGGGAATGCTTTATGATGCTGTTAGCTTATGAAATATTGAGAGAAGCAGGAGTAAGAATGCCAAGGGCTGTAGGTCAGGCTGTCAGTGTAGTTGGAGCTCTTGTCTTAGGTCAAGCAGCCGTTGAAGCAGGACTGGTCAGTACGCCAATGGTCATAGTAACAGCTCTTACAGGCATCGCTTCATTTACTATACCTTCGCCGGAGATGAACATGGCGCTTACATATCCTCGGTTTATATTGCTATTTTTAGGTGGAACTTTAGGCATACTGGGCCTTACCTGTGGTCTACTTATAATGTTGATGAATCTCATATCTATGAGGTCATTTGGAGTGCCATACATGGGCCCAATAGTACCTCTAATCATGGAAGAATTGCCTGATATAGCAATACGTGCGCCTTTATGGTCGACAATTAGAAGACCAAAACTCATCACTTGGAAAAGGGATAATAGAAGGCAAACTATAACGCGAATATCTTCTATAAAACAAGAACAGGAAAAGGCCACGCAACAAAAGTTAAAGGAGAAATAA
- a CDS encoding Ger(x)C family spore germination protein, with protein MKKFFPIYLMIIIILVLFTSGCAAKQEIEKLAIVVASGFDYSADGKYVVTVQILKTQKQPSAGMGGKESSQQPPVDVIVFSSKGDSIFDAINNLYTQLGKKLLFAHDKFILIGEDLAKSGVSILIDSALRGRDTRPNIPIFVAKGKASDIVKAVTPEESIPANAIENIMTRQLYIGFSPLVSKVDFDNALASKFSSPIAGVMELQKNIMTINGEIFRIEGTAVFKKDKLIGYMNKTETRGMQWIKGKVKAGDIIIPSPDKGKITLEIIRSSSNVRPIIKNNRLIMQINVNEEGNIREMTGKLDPMKNPKIIDQLEKLQDEAIKREIEIALNTAQKKYKADIFEFGNKIHKSYPKIWEKIEKKWDVIFPYLDVEIKVNSHLRRIGTISRPLY; from the coding sequence ATGAAAAAATTCTTTCCTATTTATCTAATGATAATAATTATACTAGTACTATTTACATCCGGTTGTGCTGCGAAACAGGAAATTGAAAAACTGGCTATAGTGGTGGCATCGGGTTTTGATTATTCAGCCGATGGTAAATACGTCGTAACTGTACAGATATTAAAAACTCAAAAGCAACCATCCGCTGGTATGGGAGGCAAAGAAAGCAGCCAGCAGCCTCCTGTAGATGTTATCGTTTTTAGCAGCAAAGGCGATTCTATTTTTGATGCTATAAACAATCTATATACACAATTAGGTAAAAAGCTTCTTTTTGCTCACGATAAATTTATTCTCATAGGAGAAGATTTGGCAAAGTCAGGTGTATCAATACTGATAGACAGTGCTTTAAGGGGACGCGATACAAGGCCTAATATACCCATATTTGTTGCAAAAGGCAAAGCTTCGGACATCGTAAAAGCTGTAACACCTGAAGAGAGTATCCCTGCCAATGCAATTGAAAATATAATGACAAGACAACTATATATAGGATTTTCTCCCCTTGTCTCTAAAGTAGATTTTGACAATGCATTGGCTAGCAAATTTTCTTCCCCTATAGCAGGAGTAATGGAACTGCAAAAAAATATAATGACAATTAATGGTGAAATCTTTAGAATTGAAGGAACTGCTGTATTTAAAAAGGATAAACTCATCGGTTATATGAACAAAACAGAAACCAGAGGCATGCAATGGATAAAAGGGAAGGTAAAAGCAGGAGACATCATAATACCATCGCCTGATAAGGGTAAAATCACGCTTGAAATAATCAGAAGTAGTAGTAATGTTAGGCCCATAATAAAGAATAATAGACTTATAATGCAGATAAATGTAAATGAAGAAGGAAATATACGAGAAATGACAGGCAAACTGGATCCCATGAAAAATCCTAAAATTATAGATCAGCTGGAAAAACTGCAGGACGAAGCAATAAAAAGAGAAATTGAGATAGCATTAAATACAGCACAAAAAAAGTATAAAGCAGATATATTCGAATTTGGCAATAAAATACACAAATCCTATCCAAAAATATGGGAAAAAATCGAAAAAAAATGGGATGTAATATTTCCTTATCTTGATGTAGAGATAAAAGTAAATTCTCACCTGCGACGAATCGGAACCATATCCAGACCTTTATATTGA
- a CDS encoding DUF2225 domain-containing protein produces MLYDKEIKCPLCSFTFKTKKVVMSRVRLEVRDTDFLERYSGMYPFFYDVNVCPNCGYAAMDRQFDKLTPEQKKIIRSEVQEKWIPKDFGGERSIQKALNAYKLALYVSELKKDAAYVKASILHRIAWIYRIDGDKESENKFITYAIKYYTMAYERDNVNQIKVAYIIGDLYRRLENKAEAIKWFNIVITDPMKERNQLIVEMAREGWQACRNE; encoded by the coding sequence ATGCTGTATGATAAAGAAATAAAGTGCCCTTTATGCAGTTTTACGTTTAAGACAAAAAAAGTCGTTATGAGCCGCGTTAGATTGGAGGTCCGTGATACGGATTTTTTAGAAAGATATAGTGGTATGTATCCGTTTTTTTATGATGTCAATGTATGCCCTAATTGTGGATATGCAGCGATGGATAGGCAATTTGATAAGCTAACGCCGGAACAGAAAAAGATAATAAGAAGTGAAGTACAGGAAAAATGGATTCCCAAAGATTTTGGTGGAGAACGATCGATACAAAAGGCTTTAAATGCATATAAACTCGCACTGTATGTTTCGGAGTTAAAAAAGGATGCTGCATATGTAAAAGCGAGTATACTCCATAGAATAGCATGGATATATAGGATAGATGGAGATAAGGAAAGTGAAAACAAATTTATAACTTATGCCATTAAATATTACACTATGGCTTATGAACGGGATAATGTTAATCAAATAAAAGTGGCATATATTATTGGAGATCTGTACAGAAGACTGGAAAATAAAGCAGAAGCAATTAAATGGTTTAATATTGTAATAACTGATCCTATGAAAGAAAGGAATCAATTGATAGTAGAAATGGCAAGAGAAGGATGGCAGGCTTGTAGAAATGAATAA
- a CDS encoding sugar phosphate isomerase/epimerase family protein — MKLACQENLVDGKNLKEKVAKLEYFGFDGVELWGRDIEDRLDEVKESFKGRRIRISTICSGYRGCLLDSSLEERKMAMDDIKKLLIYTSELGAVGLIMVPIFGAPRLPDLSPFMGVRELEEKLLLEELDDLGEFASEHGVYLLLEPLNRYETHFIKSLDDGASIIAQTHRKGIKMMADFFHMSIEERDIAESLKNHIDDIAHVHLADSNRLLPGMGHTDFKEPFKVLKQGGYTGYMALECGVPGDPDILLPKTVEFLHEQINSIS; from the coding sequence ATGAAGTTAGCGTGTCAGGAAAACCTTGTAGACGGCAAAAACTTAAAAGAAAAGGTAGCAAAATTAGAATACTTTGGCTTTGACGGTGTAGAATTGTGGGGTAGAGATATAGAAGATAGATTGGATGAGGTGAAAGAATCCTTTAAAGGAAGAAGGATAAGAATAAGTACAATTTGTTCAGGCTACAGGGGATGCCTTCTGGATAGCTCTCTGGAAGAACGCAAAATGGCGATGGATGATATTAAAAAACTGTTGATTTATACCAGCGAGTTGGGAGCCGTAGGATTGATCATGGTTCCGATATTTGGTGCACCGCGGCTTCCGGATTTAAGTCCTTTCATGGGCGTTAGAGAGCTTGAAGAAAAGCTTCTTTTAGAAGAGCTTGATGATTTAGGGGAATTTGCCAGTGAACATGGTGTATATCTTTTACTTGAACCATTAAACAGGTACGAGACCCATTTTATAAAATCTCTCGACGATGGCGCTTCTATAATAGCACAAACCCATAGAAAAGGAATTAAAATGATGGCCGATTTTTTCCATATGAGCATAGAGGAAAGGGATATAGCAGAATCTTTAAAGAATCACATTGATGACATTGCTCATGTACATTTGGCTGATTCTAATAGGCTGTTGCCGGGGATGGGACATACTGATTTTAAGGAACCGTTTAAAGTTTTAAAGCAAGGTGGATATACTGGTTATATGGCACTGGAATGTGGGGTTCCCGGAGATCCCGATATTCTATTGCCAAAAACAGTAGAATTCCTCCACGAACAAATTAACTCTATTTCTTAA
- a CDS encoding Gfo/Idh/MocA family protein, with amino-acid sequence MKKVRVGLVGCGGIAHYHVDHLLKMDDVDIVAVADPIEERREAMKKKVNAFRAYYSHKELYDAEDDLDAVYICIPPYAHTDTETRAIEKGFNIFVEKPMALSMEKANEVKEAIEKKGIISAVGFQDRYLDIIDKLKEYLRDREVGIVYGSWIGGIPGVPWWKKKEQSGGQIVEQNIHLFDMLRYLFGEVDSVYCSAKKGLVKDVPGYDVEDYSATTMTFKNGVVATLFTGCYLTGEAPDKGNGLRIMCRDARIEYDLRRAVRFMTRYSTIEYITRQDQGMIEDRAFIEAIKSNNPGLVRSPYADAVKSLQLTLAANKSIETGSVVVI; translated from the coding sequence GTGAAAAAAGTGAGAGTTGGCCTGGTAGGCTGTGGTGGCATAGCTCATTATCATGTGGACCATCTGCTGAAAATGGACGACGTGGATATCGTAGCTGTTGCTGACCCTATAGAGGAGAGACGGGAGGCTATGAAGAAAAAAGTAAATGCGTTTCGTGCTTACTATAGCCATAAGGAACTTTACGATGCAGAAGACGATCTAGATGCTGTATATATATGTATTCCTCCGTATGCTCATACAGATACTGAAACCAGGGCCATTGAAAAGGGCTTTAATATATTTGTGGAAAAGCCTATGGCGCTTAGCATGGAAAAGGCCAATGAGGTAAAAGAAGCTATAGAAAAGAAAGGCATAATTTCTGCTGTGGGATTTCAGGACAGATATCTTGATATCATAGATAAACTTAAAGAGTACCTGAGGGACAGGGAAGTGGGTATAGTGTATGGATCCTGGATAGGTGGAATACCTGGTGTACCGTGGTGGAAGAAAAAGGAGCAATCAGGTGGACAAATCGTGGAACAGAATATACATCTGTTTGATATGCTTAGGTATCTTTTTGGAGAGGTAGATAGTGTCTATTGCAGTGCGAAGAAGGGGCTTGTAAAAGATGTACCGGGATATGATGTGGAAGATTATTCTGCAACTACTATGACGTTTAAAAATGGCGTTGTCGCTACCCTTTTTACGGGATGTTATTTGACCGGTGAAGCGCCAGACAAAGGCAATGGATTGCGCATAATGTGTAGAGATGCAAGGATAGAATATGATTTGCGTAGGGCGGTAAGGTTTATGACAAGATATAGCACAATAGAATATATAACCAGACAAGACCAGGGGATGATAGAGGATCGTGCTTTTATCGAAGCGATAAAATCAAATAATCCCGGATTAGTAAGATCGCCATATGCTGATGCCGTAAAATCTTTGCAGCTCACTTTAGCTGCTAATAAGTCCATTGAAACAGGTTCTGTTGTAGTTATTTGA